Proteins from one Oryza sativa Japonica Group chromosome 12, ASM3414082v1 genomic window:
- the LOC107279589 gene encoding uncharacterized protein translates to MVREVMIRKQRRQRRRRSFVGTSTSSSRSFVIMLTTAGALPVSSSLSVAGPIAPQPPPRRRHGGCLPLLKIHRFITCGDEVNIHQHNRSGEQSDLYNKKAEAMPSSALINNKAKVQFADLPENLM, encoded by the exons ATGGTGCGGGAGGTGATGATCAGGAAGCAGAGGAGGCAGCGACGGCGAAGAAGCTTCGTTGggacctccacctcctcctcacggAGCTTTGTCATCATGCTCACCACTGCCGGTGCCCTCCCGgtgtcgtcctctctctccgtcgccggcCCCATTGCCCCGCAACCCCCTCCCCGTCGTCGACACGGTGGCTGCCTCCCGCTCCTCAAAATCCACAG GTTCATTACATGCGGTGATGAAGTTAATATACATCAG CACAACAGAAGTGGAGAACAATCTGATTTGTACAACAAGAAGGCTGAAGCGATGCCATCGTCAGCCCTTATAAACAACAAAGCTAAAGTTCAGTTTGCAGACCTTCCTGAG AATTTGATGTGA